Within Pseudomonas cichorii, the genomic segment GCGATGACCAGACAGTCTTTCCCAAGCTAGCGCCTCTGAGCTATCGACAGGACAGCGGAATGCCGCCCGACGGGCCAGTGGTCAAACGTTTCAATGTCCGCCTGGAAACCCGCAGCACTCGCACCACGCGGCGGGATTATGACTTTCAGAAACCACTGGCTCCCCTTGAAAGCGAAGTCCAAAACAAAACCCTACCCGACCTTGAGGACTACGATTACCCCGGCCGTTTCAGCAACCGTGAGCGTGGCAACCTCCTGGCCCGGCGAGCACTGGAACGCCACCGCCATGATTACCGCCTCGCCGAAGGCCACAGCGATCAGCCACGGCTGGTCAGCGGCCACTTTCTGGACCTGACCGGGCACCCGCACAAGGACTGGAATCATCTCTGGCTGCTGACCGAAATTCGCCACGAAGGCTTCCAACCGCAGGTGCTGGAGGAGTCGGCAGCCCCCTCTGACTGGCAGGGCTATCGCAATACCTTTCGGAGTACACCGTGGGACGCTTTCTACCGCCCGCCTCTTCGTCACCCCAAACCCCGTATTTCGGGCAGCCAGACGGCAATAGTCACCGGCCCACAGGATCAGGAAATCCATTGCGACAAACATGGCCGGATCAAGGTGCAGTTCCACTGGGACCGCGAGGGCCAGCAGGATGCCAGAAGCAGTTGCTGGCTGCGGGTGTCGTCCGGTTGGGCGGGCAATCGCTATGGTGCTGTCGTGTTGCCACGGGTCGGCATGGAAGTGTTGGTGACTTTTCTGGAAGGCGACCCCGATCAGCCACTGGTGACCGGTTGCCTGTACCACGCCGAAAACACCCCGCCCTACGCCTTGCCCGAACACCGCACCCGCAGCGTCTTCAAGACCTTGAGCAGCCCCGGCGGCGGTGGCTCAAACGAGTTGCGCATCGAGGACCGCAAGGATCAGGAACAGATCTTCATCCACGCCCAGCGCAACTGGGACCAGAGCATCGGCCACGACCAGAAGATCCATGTCGGCAACGAGCGCCACGACCGGGTCGAGGCCAACAGCTACAGCGAATTCGGGGCCGAAGAGCACTGCACCGTCAACGCCGACCGCAAGGTGGAAATCAGGGCGAACGATCACCTGAGCATTGCTCAGGTTCAGAACATCAAGGTGGGGATGGCGCAACTGGTCGAGGCCGGTCAGGAAATCCATCTCAAGTCCGGCGACAAGACAGTGATCGATGCGGGTATGGAACTGACCCTCAGGGTCGGCGGCAGCTTTATCAAGATCGATCACAGTGGCGTCAGCATCAACGGGCCACTGGTCAGGACCAACCAGGGCGGCTGGCCGGGTATAGGGACCGAATTGCCGCCCGTACTGCCCATTGCTCCCAAGGCGGCAGATACATCCCCATCCGGCAGAAAACTTCTGGCCGTGCAGACCCCACCCAAAACCGAAACATCCACCTCCAGCAAGGGGCCCGAGGCGCTGATCGTCGATGTGTGGGGCGATCCCGATCAGGGCAGCCAGGTGATTCTGCTGGGCCCGGAGGAACAGCCATGAAAACGTTCAACGACAAGTCCATTAATCAAGGCACCCGCAAGCATACCGAGTACCTCAATGATCAGCGTGCGCGGCTGGCTTTGCAGGTCCCTCGCACCGATGGCGGCGTGCTGCACATCCCCCTGCTCCCCGATGCCCTGAGCACCAGAGAGGAAGAAAGCATTCAGCGCAATACGCTGCTCTCTGTTCTGCCTCTGGCGCGTCTTCCCGGTTATGACCAACCCAATGAATATCCCAGAGGCGGCCTGCCTCGGCGGGGGCGAATTTATGTGTTCTGGCGCGACGTCCTGTGGCGAGAGCTGGAAACCGATGGCCAGGGCCAACTGTTCGAGGTGGATGTCGCTCACTGGCGCGCGGTCGCACAACAACTGGGCAATGCCGACAAGCGCGACCCGGTGGCCGTCAAACAGCAGGTGATTCTGCTGCCGATGCTGCTGCAGGGCCGCTTTGTCGCCGACCAGCTACGGATGGCCTACAGCGAACTGCCCTGGAGCTGGGAATACATCCAATGGCTTGAAAGCGACGCCAGCCGGATCAAGGCTCGTTGTCAGCCTATTGCACGCATCTGGGACACCGCCGTGGCGGGCTCGAAACAATGGACCACCACACAGGACAACCCGAGCCTACCGGTCAGCTTCATTCGCAAAGGCATGCGTGCCAGAGACTTCAATATTGAAAGCGCCATGGAAGACCCTCTGGATTTCACGCCGGAGTTTGCGGCGTTCAGCGATGAAACGCTGCTCAAACGCTTGCAAAGGCGTCAGGAGCAACTGGCGCAACACCTCAAACAGCAACCGCCTGCGCCACTGCCCGAAATGGAAGCGGGCGTCGATCTGCTGGACACTTACAAGCTGCGGGACAACACACATCTGGTCGCTCT encodes:
- the tssI gene encoding type VI secretion system Vgr family protein — encoded protein: MSAPAHQVHFSLHLQDVKHDFKVLAFTGTESISQPFAFELELVSENPAQDLDSLLNRSAFMQFGPDEAGVHGLIDRIAQGDSRKRLTHYAMTLRPHLAYLGHRINQRIFQQQSVPDIIARVLQDHGILADRYHFQLGLPYPKREYCVQYDESDLHFIQRLCEEEGLHYHFQHSPSMHRLVFGDDQTVFPKLAPLSYRQDSGMPPDGPVVKRFNVRLETRSTRTTRRDYDFQKPLAPLESEVQNKTLPDLEDYDYPGRFSNRERGNLLARRALERHRHDYRLAEGHSDQPRLVSGHFLDLTGHPHKDWNHLWLLTEIRHEGFQPQVLEESAAPSDWQGYRNTFRSTPWDAFYRPPLRHPKPRISGSQTAIVTGPQDQEIHCDKHGRIKVQFHWDREGQQDARSSCWLRVSSGWAGNRYGAVVLPRVGMEVLVTFLEGDPDQPLVTGCLYHAENTPPYALPEHRTRSVFKTLSSPGGGGSNELRIEDRKDQEQIFIHAQRNWDQSIGHDQKIHVGNERHDRVEANSYSEFGAEEHCTVNADRKVEIRANDHLSIAQVQNIKVGMAQLVEAGQEIHLKSGDKTVIDAGMELTLRVGGSFIKIDHSGVSINGPLVRTNQGGWPGIGTELPPVLPIAPKAADTSPSGRKLLAVQTPPKTETSTSSKGPEALIVDVWGDPDQGSQVILLGPEEQP